In Larimichthys crocea isolate SSNF chromosome VI, L_crocea_2.0, whole genome shotgun sequence, one genomic interval encodes:
- the avil gene encoding advillin, which translates to MEYTFRAVTHTPGIIIWRIEKMELVQVPEKTHGNFYEGDCYVLLSTQKVSSSLCYDIHYWIGSQSSQDEQGAAAVYTIQLDEYLGSTPVQHREVQDHESDAFRGYFKNGIIIKKGGVASGMRHTETNTYDVKRLLHVKGKKRVIAKEVEMSWESFNLGDVFLLDIGKTIIQWNGPKCNKQEKLKGMLLAKDIRDRERGGRADIRVIEGEAEGDSPHNMEALNGVLGERTSQLKDGPSDETADQEQKSKLTLYHVSDADGQMKVTEVATRPLVQDLLNHDDCYILDQGGTKIFVWKGKKANKAERQAAMSRALDFIKTKNYPITTNVETVNDGAESALFKQLFQKWTVKDQTQGLGKVQTRGKVAHITQEKFDASLMHMMPEVAAQERMVDNGTGQVEIWRIEDLELVPVDPEWYGYFYGGDCYLILYTYTANNKNCYLLYIWQGRHATQDEVAASAFQAVDLDQKYGGAPVQVRVTMGKEPRHFMAVFKGKMVIFEGGTSRKGSSEPEPPIRLFQVHGSDPSNTKAIEVPALSSSLNSNDVFLLKSQSGMYLWCGKGSSGDERAMAKEVSSVVGQKGCEEIVAEGQEPLEFWDLLGGKAPYANDKRLQQKVPDHQPRLFECSNKTGRFIVTEVTQFTQDDLNEDDVMLLDTWDQVILWIGKEANEVERKEAVVTSREYLRTHPGGRDPDTSIVLIKQGFEPPTFTGWFMAWDPSKWSRGLSYEELKKELGDDAAPVFVPTEQNAVPETEKTFEPFPPDSLVNKLANELPEGVDPTQKERHLSDSDFTIVFGITKDDYASLPRWKQLKLKKEKGMF; encoded by the exons atggAGTACACATTCAGAGCAGTAACTCACACCCCTGGGATTATAATCTGGAGAATTGAG AAAATGGAGCTGGTTCAAGTCCCAGAGAAAACTCATGGAAACTTTTATGAGGGAGACTGCTACGTACTTCTGTCT ACTCAGAAGGTGAGCAGCTCTCTGTGTTATGATATCCACTACTGGATCGGCTCACAGTCCAGTCAGGATGAACAGGGTGCAGCTGCTGTTTACACCATCCAGCTTGATGAATATTTGGGTTCCACTCCGGTCCAGCACCGCGAGGTTCAGGACCACGAGTCTGATGCCTTCAGGGGCTACTTCAAAAATGGAATAAT CATTAAGAAAGGTGGAGTTGCATCGGGCATGAGGCACACTGAAACCAACACCTATGATGTCAAGAGGCTGCTTCATGTCAAAGGGAAGAAAAGAGTGATTGCAAAGGAG GTGGAGATGAGCTGGGAGAGCTTCAACCTCggagatgtgtttttgttggacaTTGGCAAGACCATCATTCAGTGGAACGGACCCAAGTGTAACAAACAGGAAAAGCTTAAA GGTATGTTGTTGGCCAAAGACAttcgagacagagagagaggaggccgGGCAGATATCAGAGTGATCGAGGGTGAAGCAGAGGGTGACTCTCCTCACAACATGGAGGCCCTGAACGGTGTTCTTGGAGAAAGAACATCCCAGCTGAAGGATGGACCTTCAGATGAAACTGCTGACCAAGAACAGAAGTCAAAACTCACACTTTACCA tgtgTCGGATGCTGATGGTCAGATGAAGGTCACAGAAGTTGCTACCAGACCACTGGTTCAGGATCTCCTCAACCATGAT GACTGCTACATCCTGGATCAGGGAGGAACGAAGATCTTTGTGTGGAAGGggaagaaagcaaacaaagctgaaagacagGCTGCTATGAGCAGAGCTTTG GACTTCATCAAAACGAAAAACTACCCGATCACTACAAATGTGGAGACGGTGAATGACGGGGCAGAGTCAGCTCTCTTCAAGCAGCTGTTCCAGAAGTGGACCGTAAAGGACCAGACTCAAGGTCTGGGCAAAGTGCAAACGAGAGGGAAAgtcg CTCACATCACACAGGAAAAATTTGACGCCTCTCTGATGCACATGATGCCTGAGGTTGCTGCACAGGAGCGAATGGTGGACAATGGCACAGGTCAAGTGGAG ATATGGAGAATTGAGGATCTGGAGCTTGTTCCTGTGGACCCTGAATGGTACGGATACTTCTACGGAGGAGACTGCTACCTGATCCTTTACACTTACACAGCTAACAACAAGAACTGTTACCTGCTCTATATATGGCAG GGGCGTCATGCGACACAGGATGAAGTGGCAGCCTCAGCATTTCAGGCTGTGGACTTGGATCAGAAGTACGGTGGTGCGCCTGTTCAAGTGAGAGTAACAATGGGCAAAGAACCGAGACATTTCATGGCGGTTTTCAAGGGGAAAATGGTCATCTTTGAG GGCGGCACATCTAGAAAAGGCTCTTCTGAACCAGAACCACCAATAAGGTTGTTCCAGGTCCACGGTTCTGACCCATCCAACACAAAAGCCATTGAGGTTCCAgccctgtcctcctctctgaacTCCAACGACGTGTTTTTACTCAAGAGCCAATCAGGAATGTATCTGTGGTGCGGAAAG GGATCCAGCGGAGATGAGAGAGCCATGGCAAAGGAGGTCAGCTCTGTGGTCGGCCAGAAAGGCTGTGAGGAGATAGTGGCGGAGGGGCAGGAGCCCCTTGAATTCTGGGATTTGCTGGGTGGAAAGGCTCCGTATGCCAATGACAAGAG GTTACAGCAGAAGGTCCCAGACCACCAGCCGCGCCTGTTTGAATGCTCCAATAAGACGGGCCGTTTCATCGTCACTGAGGTGACTCAGTTCACGCAGGACGACCTCAATGAGGATGATGTCATGCTGCTGGACACATGGGACCAG GTGATTCTCTGGATCGGTAAAGAAGCCAACGAGGTAGAGCGCAAAGAAGCGGTGGTCACAAGCCGAGAGTACCTGCGCACTCACCCGGGCGGCAGAGACCCAGACACCTCCATCGTCCTGATCAAACAGGGATTTGAACCTCCCACCTTCACTGGTTGGTTCATGGCCTGGGACCCCTCTAAATGGAGT agaGGACTGAGCTATGAGGAGTTGAAGAAGGAGTTGGGAGATGATGCAGCGCCTGTTTTTGTTCCAACT GAGCAGAATGCTGTTCCTGAAACTGAGAAAACCTTTGAGCCTTTTCCACCTGACAGTTTGGTCAACAAACTCGCCAACGAGCTGCCTGAAGGTGTTGACCCAACTCAGAAAGAg AGACACCTGTCTGACTCTGACTTCACCATCGTATTTGGGATCACCAAAGACGATTATGCGAGCCTGCCTCGGTGGAAACAGCTGAaattgaagaaagaaaaggggatgttttga
- the si:ch1073-456m8.1 gene encoding leucine-rich repeat flightless-interacting protein 1: MHSVTVDSGGSPKKRTLSRGLSEDESLRSIIKEVETPSRRLTRSDSRAGTLKKRSDSQQSDQDLFMGLPEMLELQASYDEVVQELRGLEVEREALLFQVDVLQDTLEGVEELLAEAQREAGQSSSELEREREAKRKLESMVSSLMQEVERLKEERNNEPSAPANTHGSVAEEARQGHKDSSLCEGRASEKLGQSGEAEEEESVLTKLKKMVSKPLSHLPSLALDNPISEDGVLRRPYENGVEDGRDPSPDRNDSDSISAYEDASAETPEQDRMFPGEEELPHDSENKEKSSTNNCQVNESNAPNPDGCVVS, translated from the exons ATGCATTCAGTCACTGTGGACAGCGGTGGCTCGCCGAAGAAACGGACTTTGTCTCGGGGACTGAGCGAGGACGAGTCTCTGCGCAGCATCATCAAGGAG gTCGAGACTCCGTCCAGGCGTCTGACACGCAGTGACAGCCGGGCCGGCACCCTGAAGAAGAGGAGTGACAGTCAG CAATCTGACCAGGACCTTTTTATGGGACTCCCAGAAATG CTGGAGCTGCAGGCCAGCTATGACGAGGTGGTGCAGGAGCTGCGTGGGCTGGAGGTCGAGCGAGAGGCTCTGTTGTTCCAGGTGGACGTCTTgcaggacacgctggagggtGTAGAGGAGCTGCTGGCTGAAGCCCAGAGGGAGGCTGGACAGTCGAGTTCG GAGCTGGAACGAGAGAGGGAGGCCAAGAGGAAACTAGAGAGCATGGTTTCCTCCCTGATGCAAGAGGTGGAGAGATTAAAAGAG GAAAGAAATAACGAACCTTCTGCTCCAGCAAACACACATGGAAGTGTGGCGGAGGAAGCAAGACAAGGACACAAAGACTCGTCGCTGTGCGAAGGTAGAGCGTCGGAGAAATTGGGACAGAGcggagaggcagaggaggaagaaagcgTCCTGACGAAGTTGAAGAAGATGGTCAGTAAGCCGCTGAGCCACCTGCCCTCTCTTGCACTGGACAACCCGATCTCTGAAGACGGGGTCCTGCGGAGGCCTTACGAAAACGGTGTCGAGGACGGGCGAGATCCTTCTCCGGACAGGAACGACTCAGACAGCATAAGTGCCTACGAGGACGCGTCAGCTGAGACTCCAGAACAGGACAGGATGTTTCCGGGGGAAGAAGAGCTGCCTCACGATTcagagaacaaagagaaaagttCAACTAACAACTGCCAGGTCAACGAAAGCAACGCCCCAAACCCAGACGGCTGTGTTGTGTCTTAa